One region of Dehalococcoidia bacterium genomic DNA includes:
- the ispG gene encoding flavodoxin-dependent (E)-4-hydroxy-3-methylbut-2-enyl-diphosphate synthase codes for MKKRRVSKPIRLGSVIIGGGAPVSIQSMSKTDTRDARSTINQIRELEDCGCEIIRVAVPDQQAAAAITKIKRGISIPLIADIHFDYRLALAALAGGADGLRINPGNIRDKQQIRKVVAEAKTREVPIRIGVNSGSLPPGKKPGRSVAGYMVDTAMEEVRLLESMDFGLIKIALKSFDVPTSIEAYRSIAGKTAYPLHLGITEAGLPRTGVIRSAAGIGILLYDGIGDTIRVSLSSYPREEVFTAYEILKSLNLRQRGPVLISCPSCGRSEYDIVDLAVKVSNYLDSIDKPVRIAVMGCVVNGPGEAKAADLGIACGKGRGAIFKKGRVIRTVSESGYLRALKDEIENL; via the coding sequence TTGAAGAAGCGGCGCGTCTCCAAACCGATACGGCTGGGCAGCGTGATCATAGGCGGCGGCGCCCCTGTATCGATACAGTCAATGTCCAAAACGGATACACGAGACGCGCGATCCACCATCAATCAGATCAGGGAGCTGGAAGATTGCGGCTGTGAAATAATCCGTGTGGCCGTCCCGGATCAACAGGCCGCGGCGGCCATTACAAAGATAAAACGAGGCATTTCCATCCCTCTGATTGCTGATATACATTTCGATTACCGCCTGGCCCTGGCGGCCCTGGCCGGCGGCGCCGATGGTCTTCGCATCAATCCCGGCAATATCCGCGATAAACAGCAGATCCGTAAAGTCGTGGCTGAGGCTAAAACGAGAGAAGTGCCTATACGCATAGGCGTTAATTCCGGCAGCCTTCCCCCCGGTAAAAAGCCGGGTCGCTCGGTTGCAGGTTACATGGTCGATACAGCGATGGAAGAGGTCCGACTGCTCGAGAGCATGGATTTCGGCCTGATCAAAATTGCGCTCAAGTCCTTCGATGTGCCCACTTCCATCGAGGCCTACCGCAGTATCGCCGGGAAGACCGCATACCCGCTGCACCTGGGCATAACTGAAGCCGGGCTACCCCGCACCGGCGTTATCAGGAGCGCAGCAGGGATCGGCATACTACTGTACGATGGCATAGGCGATACCATCAGGGTCTCGCTCAGCTCATATCCGCGCGAAGAGGTGTTCACCGCGTACGAGATTCTGAAATCCCTTAACCTGCGTCAGCGGGGACCGGTGCTGATAAGCTGTCCGTCCTGCGGGCGCAGCGAGTACGATATAGTGGATCTGGCCGTCAAGGTCAGCAATTATCTCGACTCTATCGACAAGCCCGTTAGAATCGCCGTCATGGGCTGTGTGGTCAACGGCCCGGGCGAAGCAAAGGCAGCAGACCTGGGCATAGCCTGCGGCAAAGGCAGGGGCGCTATATTTAAGAAAGGCCGTGTCATACGGACCGTCAGCGAGAGCGGCTATTTACGGGCGCTCAAAGACGAGATCGAAAATTTGTAG
- a CDS encoding M50 family metallopeptidase, whose amino-acid sequence MILTIVVFVVLLIVLILTHEIGHFAAAKMSKVKVEEFGLGLPPRIWGFKYGETIYSINWIPFGGFTRLLGEEDPSTPGSLASKSIGTRFFVLVSGSLLNILLPIVLFTVSFMIPHDVTIENVLIKEVAAGSPAQAAGIQAGDRIVEVNGHTIKNRADLSYQIQLNLGNDTAMVIQKPDASRQVLSLTPRWVPPQGQGATGVVLTSSDMTTVVESMPFWQALPTSVVHSWEILILFKNEVMSWFVRSTAPQLAGPIAIAQLTGEVIKAGISPLLEFAALISINLGIFNLLPIPGLDGGRLVFVLLEWARRGKRISPQKEGLVHMIGFLAMILLIIVISYFDVARIIRGESLLP is encoded by the coding sequence ATGATATTGACCATCGTGGTTTTTGTAGTTCTGCTGATCGTACTGATCCTCACTCACGAGATAGGACATTTCGCCGCCGCCAAAATGTCGAAGGTAAAGGTCGAGGAATTCGGCCTGGGCCTGCCTCCCAGGATCTGGGGGTTTAAATACGGAGAGACCATTTACTCCATCAACTGGATACCGTTCGGAGGTTTCACACGCCTTCTGGGGGAAGAAGACCCCTCAACGCCGGGCAGCCTGGCCAGTAAAAGCATCGGCACAAGATTTTTCGTACTCGTCTCCGGATCGCTGCTGAACATTCTTCTGCCGATCGTTCTCTTCACTGTAAGTTTCATGATACCGCATGACGTCACCATTGAGAACGTGTTGATAAAGGAGGTGGCCGCCGGCTCGCCAGCTCAAGCGGCGGGCATCCAGGCAGGCGACAGGATAGTAGAGGTAAACGGGCATACCATAAAAAACCGTGCCGATCTGAGTTACCAAATACAGTTGAACCTGGGCAATGATACGGCCATGGTCATCCAGAAGCCCGATGCCAGCCGGCAAGTCCTATCTTTAACTCCACGCTGGGTCCCACCACAGGGGCAGGGCGCCACAGGAGTCGTGCTTACCTCGTCCGACATGACCACGGTAGTGGAATCCATGCCTTTCTGGCAGGCGCTGCCCACCAGCGTTGTACACAGCTGGGAGATCCTCATACTTTTCAAGAACGAAGTCATGAGCTGGTTCGTCAGGAGCACTGCGCCGCAGCTTGCCGGGCCTATAGCTATTGCACAGCTGACGGGAGAGGTAATCAAAGCCGGCATCAGCCCGCTGCTGGAGTTTGCCGCCCTCATCAGCATCAACCTGGGTATATTTAACCTGCTGCCGATACCGGGCCTGGACGGCGGCAGGCTTGTTTTTGTTCTGCTTGAATGGGCAAGGCGGGGCAAAAGGATTTCGCCTCAAAAGGAAGGCCTGGTTCATATGATAGGATTCCTGGCCATGATACTGCTTATCATTGTGATCAGCTATTTCGACGTCGCCCGCATCATCCGCGGAGAAAGCTTGCTGCCTTGA
- the dxr gene encoding 1-deoxy-D-xylulose-5-phosphate reductoisomerase → MKNKVKNIVVLGSTGSIGQQTLDIIRIFPDKLQVTGLACGNDTKLLLQQVREFKPLFAFCSPTLKLPGGTAPVKMEEMAVHPDVDMVIVATTGKAGLKPAMAALRIGKTVAIANKEILVMAGSLLKQLAARHGGTILPIDSEHSAVWQCLQGEASGVSRLLLTASGGPFIGWPVKKLRGVTAAQALNHPTWKMGKKVTVDSATLFNKGLEVMEAHWLFDLPYKKIEVIIHRQSIIHSMVEFKDGSIKAQLSIPDMHLPIQYALFYPQRMPNPQIKSMDFSGMHTLTFEPVNYVNYPCLKLALEAAKLGDTYPAVLCAADETAVNLFLNNSIDFTEIATIIEKTLHMHRPVSNPGIEDIFRSDRWACDTALKVARKDI, encoded by the coding sequence ATGAAAAACAAAGTCAAAAACATTGTCGTGCTGGGATCGACCGGGTCCATCGGCCAGCAAACCCTGGATATCATCCGCATCTTTCCAGACAAACTGCAGGTAACAGGGCTGGCATGCGGCAACGACACCAAACTGCTGCTGCAACAGGTCCGCGAATTCAAACCGCTGTTCGCATTTTGCTCACCCACTTTAAAATTACCCGGGGGCACGGCGCCCGTAAAGATGGAGGAAATGGCCGTACATCCGGATGTGGATATGGTCATTGTTGCTACGACGGGCAAGGCCGGCTTGAAACCGGCCATGGCTGCCCTCCGGATTGGGAAGACCGTAGCTATCGCCAATAAGGAGATACTGGTCATGGCAGGATCCCTGTTGAAGCAGCTTGCTGCCAGACATGGAGGCACTATCCTGCCCATAGACAGCGAGCACAGCGCGGTCTGGCAGTGCTTGCAGGGCGAAGCTTCCGGTGTGTCCAGGCTCCTTCTGACAGCCTCGGGAGGTCCCTTCATCGGCTGGCCTGTAAAGAAGCTGCGCGGGGTAACTGCAGCGCAGGCTTTGAACCACCCCACCTGGAAAATGGGTAAAAAGGTCACCGTGGATTCAGCCACGCTTTTCAATAAAGGCCTGGAGGTGATGGAGGCGCATTGGCTCTTTGACCTGCCCTATAAAAAGATCGAGGTCATCATACACAGGCAGAGCATCATTCATTCCATGGTCGAGTTCAAGGACGGCTCCATCAAGGCACAGCTGAGCATCCCTGATATGCATTTGCCTATTCAATATGCGCTGTTTTATCCGCAAAGAATGCCCAATCCGCAAATAAAGTCGATGGATTTCAGCGGGATGCATACCCTCACCTTTGAGCCGGTCAATTACGTGAATTATCCCTGCCTCAAGCTCGCGCTGGAGGCGGCAAAGCTGGGGGATACATATCCTGCCGTGTTATGCGCCGCGGATGAAACAGCCGTTAACCTGTTTCTTAACAATAGTATCGACTTCACGGAAATTGCTACAATAATAGAGAAAACCCTGCATATGCACAGGCCGGTTTCAAATCCCGGAATCGAGGATATTTTCCGGTCGGACAGGTGGGCATGTGATACAGCCCTAAAAGTAGCAAGGAAGGATATTTAA
- a CDS encoding enoyl-CoA hydratase-related protein — translation MAYDTLLLEREGAVGIITLNRPPVNPFNYAAIDNLGKAYAELENDKSVRSIIITGGGEKAFSAGFDISSFADPMNIWLPRLGHMVFSRIERGPKPVVAAINGFALGGGFELAMACHFRVMVEAEKATLGLPEINLGIIPGWGGTQRLPRLIGRTRALEIALMGRRINAKEAFEWGLLNKVSKPGETLKDAKEMATALSKRAPLALKAILNAVVLGVDTNMAAGLDIELEGSRMVGMSKDAMEGMTAFMEKRDAKFTGE, via the coding sequence ATGGCTTACGATACACTATTACTGGAAAGGGAGGGTGCGGTAGGAATCATTACCTTAAACAGGCCGCCGGTAAACCCGTTCAATTACGCGGCAATCGACAACCTTGGTAAGGCATATGCCGAACTGGAGAATGACAAGTCTGTCCGGTCTATTATCATTACCGGCGGGGGTGAGAAGGCCTTTTCCGCCGGCTTTGATATCTCCAGCTTCGCCGATCCCATGAACATCTGGTTGCCCAGATTGGGGCATATGGTTTTCAGCCGCATTGAGAGGGGTCCCAAGCCGGTTGTTGCCGCCATCAACGGCTTTGCCCTCGGCGGGGGATTTGAACTGGCCATGGCCTGCCATTTTAGAGTAATGGTCGAAGCCGAAAAGGCGACACTCGGCCTGCCGGAGATCAACCTCGGTATCATACCGGGCTGGGGCGGCACGCAGAGACTGCCCAGGCTGATCGGGCGCACTCGGGCGCTGGAGATCGCACTTATGGGCAGGAGAATCAATGCCAAAGAGGCTTTCGAATGGGGTCTGCTGAACAAGGTATCCAAGCCGGGCGAAACGCTCAAAGACGCCAAGGAAATGGCCACCGCACTGAGCAAGCGGGCGCCGCTCGCCCTCAAGGCTATTTTGAACGCAGTGGTGCTGGGTGTGGATACCAATATGGCGGCGGGTCTTGATATTGAGCTGGAAGGCTCGAGGATGGTTGGAATGTCCAAAGATGCTATGGAAGGGATGACTGCGTTTATGGAAAAACGCGACGCCAAATTCACGGGTGAATAA
- a CDS encoding 3-hydroxyacyl-CoA dehydrogenase family protein, with the protein MKAADVKTITVVGSGDMGHGIAEVAAMAGYKVNMYDIKQEFVDKGMGKIKDSLTKQVSKQKMTQEAMDKIMGLLKGFTVLKDALKDADFMIEAAPEIMELKQKIFKECDENAPKHAILTTNTSNMSITKIASATNRPDKVAGLHFFNPVAMMTLAEVIRGEKTSNETMDVTYDLMKTWKNFRGAMVPIRVEKDTPSFVYNRLGAPAALYMSELLEKGVVTPEAADAKVKSLGIPMGPFETFDFVGLDVMYHSQEYLAGVLSPEYKPRSWLEKKMKSGELGKKTGKGLFDWSAGRPAIDVSKADPNFDPMDIICLQVNEGTKLIEAGVIKTPAEIDLAMVHGGGGMFGPFALAKGMGWDKVAEKCEAVAKKTGIKQFMPTETLKKGNITI; encoded by the coding sequence ATGAAAGCTGCAGACGTTAAGACAATCACGGTAGTTGGATCCGGCGACATGGGACACGGCATCGCCGAGGTTGCCGCCATGGCCGGCTACAAAGTCAACATGTACGACATCAAACAGGAATTCGTTGACAAGGGCATGGGTAAGATAAAAGATAGTCTTACCAAGCAGGTCTCCAAGCAGAAGATGACGCAGGAAGCCATGGACAAGATCATGGGCCTGCTAAAAGGCTTCACGGTGTTGAAGGACGCGCTTAAAGACGCGGATTTCATGATCGAGGCAGCCCCGGAGATCATGGAGCTCAAGCAGAAGATATTCAAGGAATGCGATGAGAACGCTCCCAAGCATGCCATTTTGACCACTAATACATCCAACATGAGCATCACCAAAATCGCCTCGGCCACCAATCGACCCGATAAAGTCGCTGGGCTGCACTTCTTCAACCCCGTGGCCATGATGACCCTGGCAGAGGTGATCAGGGGCGAGAAGACATCCAATGAGACCATGGATGTAACCTACGACCTGATGAAGACCTGGAAGAATTTCAGGGGAGCCATGGTGCCTATCAGGGTTGAAAAAGACACCCCGAGCTTCGTTTATAACAGGCTGGGCGCACCGGCTGCTCTGTATATGTCAGAGCTGCTGGAGAAAGGCGTGGTGACCCCGGAAGCAGCCGACGCGAAGGTTAAATCCCTCGGGATACCCATGGGCCCGTTCGAGACGTTTGATTTCGTGGGTCTCGACGTGATGTACCACAGCCAGGAATACCTGGCCGGAGTGCTCTCACCCGAATATAAGCCGCGCAGCTGGCTTGAGAAGAAAATGAAATCCGGCGAGCTGGGAAAGAAGACGGGCAAAGGGCTCTTCGATTGGTCGGCCGGACGTCCGGCCATCGATGTAAGCAAGGCCGATCCTAATTTCGATCCCATGGACATTATCTGCCTGCAGGTCAATGAGGGTACCAAGCTGATCGAGGCAGGTGTTATCAAGACTCCCGCCGAGATAGACCTGGCCATGGTGCACGGCGGCGGCGGCATGTTCGGCCCCTTTGCACTGGCCAAGGGCATGGGATGGGACAAAGTCGCTGAGAAATGCGAGGCCGTAGCCAAGAAGACAGGCATCAAACAATTCATGCCTACTGAGACCTTGAAGAAAGGCAATATCACTATCTAA
- a CDS encoding phosphatidate cytidylyltransferase gives MIVKRIVTGLVLAAIVAVLIILGGIPLVAAASIVAVLACIEFYRIVRARGVQPLSWFGMVFAVLLIVNAYIQQYNLSFLPYPHDFILPLLLSLMTLVPLIWLLFRSNKDNAFINWGWTVAGILYTGWLLSYYVTIRQMDNGMGWLFLVLSCTALCDVGAYVVGSNLGKHALAASVSPGKTWEGAAGGLAFSIITAVILAIAFKLPLYYWQMVAAGLIIGVLAEIGDLVESLLKRNMHTKDTGSLLPGHGGFLDRIDSHLLIAPVAYYLIVLVNNQGWLPG, from the coding sequence ATGATAGTCAAGCGAATTGTAACCGGACTTGTATTGGCCGCCATTGTTGCGGTTTTGATCATACTGGGCGGCATCCCACTGGTGGCCGCCGCATCTATAGTAGCAGTTTTGGCCTGCATCGAGTTCTATCGAATTGTAAGAGCCCGGGGAGTACAGCCGCTAAGCTGGTTCGGCATGGTATTTGCCGTCCTGCTGATAGTTAACGCCTACATACAGCAGTACAACCTGTCCTTTCTGCCGTATCCCCACGATTTTATTCTGCCGCTTCTATTGTCACTGATGACGCTTGTTCCGCTTATCTGGCTGCTGTTCAGATCAAACAAGGATAACGCTTTTATCAACTGGGGTTGGACCGTAGCCGGTATCCTGTACACGGGATGGCTGCTTTCCTACTATGTAACGATCCGGCAGATGGACAACGGCATGGGCTGGCTTTTCCTGGTACTATCATGCACAGCGCTTTGTGATGTAGGCGCCTATGTTGTAGGCAGCAACCTGGGAAAACATGCTCTGGCAGCATCCGTAAGCCCCGGGAAAACATGGGAGGGAGCGGCCGGGGGCCTGGCATTCTCCATCATAACCGCCGTTATTTTAGCGATCGCATTTAAGCTACCGCTTTATTACTGGCAGATGGTTGCAGCAGGATTGATCATCGGTGTACTTGCAGAGATCGGAGACCTGGTGGAATCTCTTTTGAAACGGAACATGCACACCAAGGATACCGGCAGTTTATTGCCCGGTCACGGTGGTTTTCTCGACCGCATCGACAGCCACCTGCTCATCGCTCCCGTGGCATACTACTTGATCGTTCTGGTAAATAATCAGGGTTGGCTGCCAGGCTAA
- the frr gene encoding ribosome recycling factor: MTDKILKNADSRMKKCIEALNKELSSIRTGRASPALVEHIKVDYFGVLTPLIQLASISVPDPKTISIHPWDRTIINTIDKAILKSDLGLNPINDGNNIRISIPALTEDRRKDLIKIVHKRLEESRVAVRNIRREAVEELKASEKNKEISQDQSIRASEQIQKLTDSYIDNVNRIGKGKEAEILEV, translated from the coding sequence ATGACGGATAAGATACTGAAGAATGCTGACTCCAGGATGAAAAAGTGCATCGAAGCTTTGAATAAGGAATTGTCATCCATCCGAACCGGGCGCGCGTCTCCTGCCCTGGTCGAACATATCAAAGTCGACTACTTCGGTGTTTTAACACCGCTGATACAACTTGCTTCCATCTCGGTCCCAGACCCCAAAACTATCTCCATACATCCCTGGGACCGCACTATCATCAACACTATCGACAAAGCTATATTGAAATCCGATTTAGGGCTTAACCCCATCAACGACGGCAACAACATCAGAATCTCCATCCCGGCTCTTACAGAGGATAGGCGAAAAGATTTGATCAAGATTGTACATAAGAGACTTGAGGAATCGCGGGTGGCCGTGCGTAATATTCGCCGGGAAGCTGTCGAAGAGCTAAAAGCATCTGAGAAAAATAAGGAGATCTCCCAGGATCAGAGTATACGAGCCTCCGAGCAGATACAGAAGCTCACAGACAGCTATATCGATAACGTCAACAGGATAGGCAAAGGCAAGGAAGCTGAGATTCTGGAGGTATAA
- the pyrH gene encoding UMP kinase: MSTRKTNSKRVLLKLSGEALMGDSSFGIDPLILDLIAKQIKKVNEQGIEVAIVVGGGNFWRGAAAEAAGMDRATADYAGMLATIINALALQDALENNHVVSRTQSAITVQAIAEPHIRRRAIRHLEKKRVVIFAGGTGNPYMTTDTAAALRAIEINADVLLVAKNRVDGIYDSDPRKNPKAKKYRHLTHREALALQLEVMDITAFSLCQQNKLPIIVFDSQEKDSIIRVIEGEDIGTRVTSEDKE; encoded by the coding sequence TTGTCTACCCGAAAGACAAATTCTAAAAGAGTACTCCTTAAGCTGAGCGGCGAAGCCCTCATGGGGGATAGCAGTTTCGGTATTGATCCTCTCATACTGGATTTAATAGCCAAACAGATTAAAAAAGTCAACGAACAGGGAATAGAGGTGGCGATCGTGGTGGGCGGCGGCAATTTCTGGAGGGGCGCAGCCGCTGAGGCTGCCGGCATGGACCGGGCTACGGCCGACTATGCCGGAATGCTGGCAACCATTATCAATGCACTGGCCCTTCAAGACGCCCTGGAAAACAACCACGTCGTCAGCAGGACCCAGTCAGCTATCACGGTCCAGGCCATAGCCGAGCCACACATCCGCAGAAGAGCCATACGTCACCTCGAGAAAAAACGCGTAGTAATCTTTGCAGGCGGCACGGGAAATCCCTATATGACCACGGATACGGCTGCTGCATTACGCGCCATCGAGATCAACGCTGACGTGTTGCTGGTAGCCAAGAACAGGGTGGACGGCATTTACGATTCCGATCCCAGGAAGAATCCGAAAGCCAAGAAATACCGGCACCTTACGCACAGGGAAGCGCTCGCCCTTCAACTTGAGGTAATGGATATCACAGCTTTTTCATTGTGCCAGCAGAACAAACTGCCTATAATTGTATTCGATTCACAGGAAAAGGACAGTATAATCAGAGTCATCGAGGGAGAAGATATCGGGACAAGGGTCACCAGTGAGGATAAGGAATGA
- the tsf gene encoding translation elongation factor Ts, with product MDISANTVKELRQKTGAGVMDCKKALTEAGGNFDKACAIITERGLSIAKKKSERSAEQGVIECYVHTGNHLGVMIELNCETDFVARTPEFKELAHNIALQVSAMAPQYISKDDLPAGNEEDPATICLLLQPFIKDPAKSIQDIITETVAKTGENIRIRRFVRFELGY from the coding sequence TTGGATATCTCAGCAAATACAGTTAAAGAGCTCCGGCAGAAAACAGGGGCCGGTGTAATGGATTGCAAGAAAGCCCTGACCGAAGCCGGGGGCAATTTCGATAAAGCCTGCGCGATTATCACGGAACGCGGGCTGTCAATTGCCAAGAAAAAATCCGAACGGTCGGCCGAGCAGGGCGTGATCGAGTGTTACGTGCACACGGGCAACCATCTGGGAGTCATGATTGAACTGAATTGTGAGACCGATTTTGTGGCCCGTACTCCGGAATTCAAGGAACTTGCGCATAATATAGCGCTGCAGGTCTCCGCTATGGCGCCCCAGTATATTTCCAAGGACGATCTGCCCGCAGGTAATGAGGAAGATCCGGCAACAATATGCCTGCTGCTTCAACCCTTTATCAAAGATCCGGCCAAATCGATACAGGATATAATAACCGAGACAGTTGCAAAAACAGGTGAGAATATTAGAATCCGCAGGTTCGTACGTTTTGAACTGGGCTATTGA
- the rpsB gene encoding 30S ribosomal protein S2 has protein sequence MADSVTVKQLLEAGAHFGHQTGHWHPKMKNYIFTQRNGIHIIDLEQTVTLLNKACAFVRDMVSNGQTIMFVGTKKQAQDIIEEEAKRCGMYYVNQRWLGGMLTNFNTIQGRIDYLVRLEDKNSRGELDYMSKKDKLKVEKEMAKLNRLMGGFKEMTALPGAIFIIDPTKEKIALSEARKVGVKLVATVDTNCNPDGIDYIVPANDDAIKAIKVICMHIADAVLEGKMLAEAGETKEEETEEPVAAEITSP, from the coding sequence TTGGCAGATTCAGTTACGGTCAAGCAACTCTTGGAAGCCGGCGCCCATTTCGGTCACCAGACCGGGCATTGGCATCCTAAAATGAAGAACTATATCTTCACGCAAAGAAACGGCATACATATCATCGACCTCGAACAGACGGTCACGCTGCTGAACAAGGCCTGCGCATTTGTGAGGGACATGGTCAGCAACGGTCAGACTATCATGTTTGTCGGCACCAAAAAGCAGGCCCAGGATATAATCGAAGAAGAGGCTAAGAGGTGTGGGATGTATTATGTCAACCAGCGCTGGCTGGGCGGCATGCTTACCAATTTCAACACCATACAGGGGAGAATCGATTACCTGGTCAGGCTGGAGGACAAGAACTCGAGGGGCGAGCTTGACTATATGTCAAAGAAAGATAAATTGAAGGTTGAGAAGGAGATGGCCAAGCTCAACAGGCTAATGGGCGGCTTCAAGGAAATGACAGCCCTGCCGGGCGCTATCTTTATCATCGATCCGACCAAGGAGAAAATCGCCCTAAGCGAAGCCCGGAAAGTCGGCGTGAAACTTGTGGCTACGGTTGACACCAACTGCAATCCCGACGGAATCGATTACATCGTCCCGGCAAACGACGATGCTATCAAGGCCATCAAAGTTATCTGCATGCATATCGCTGATGCCGTCCTCGAAGGCAAGATGCTTGCCGAAGCGGGAGAGACCAAGGAAGAGGAAACCGAGGAACCGGTCGCAGCAGAGATAACCTCGCCCTGA